A window of the Desulfopila inferna genome harbors these coding sequences:
- a CDS encoding monovalent cation/H+ antiporter subunit D family protein: MDMNTVGSDKILLIALLVPLIGTLGVMIRGREENVREGISCVSSIVLFGIVLSMIPDIIAGRTLECHLFTILPGLSITLRADAMSMIFAIVASSLWTIAVFYSMGYMRSLKEHAQTRFNACFALAIFGAIGVAFSDNLFTLYLFYEIVSICTYPLVAHHQDQEGYSGARKYIIYLTTTAKAFLLPAMILIYVLTGTLDFTTDIRYGIFSPDLDRWLVIMLYVFCLFGFAKNGIMPFHHWLPGAMVAPTPVSALLHAVAVVKVGVFCTTRVMLYIFGLDTMTLLNLGIPTAYFVGFTVLAASIIALSKDNLKSRLAYSTVSQLSYIIMGVALLTEAGIQGGLIHIVNHAFAKITLFFCAGAIYVAAHKKYISEMEGLGRTMPFTFGAFAIASLSMIGVPPVAGFVTKWTLLVGSIQAHQLGILLILLASTILNAAYFAPVTYKAFFGKRPKNEAFQGIKEAPLSMLIPILIACTISVLLGIFPNIMMEFVKVVTG; the protein is encoded by the coding sequence ATGGATATGAATACGGTCGGTTCCGATAAAATACTTCTCATCGCCCTGCTGGTTCCTCTGATCGGCACACTCGGAGTCATGATACGCGGCAGGGAGGAGAATGTTCGGGAAGGAATCTCATGTGTATCCTCCATCGTTCTCTTTGGCATCGTCCTCTCGATGATACCCGATATCATCGCCGGCAGAACTCTGGAATGCCATCTGTTTACCATATTGCCGGGACTGTCCATCACTCTCAGGGCCGACGCGATGTCGATGATCTTCGCCATTGTGGCATCATCCCTGTGGACCATCGCCGTCTTTTACTCGATGGGCTATATGCGCAGCCTGAAAGAACATGCGCAGACCCGCTTCAATGCCTGTTTTGCCCTGGCGATATTCGGCGCAATCGGAGTAGCCTTCTCCGACAATCTTTTCACCCTGTACCTTTTCTATGAAATCGTCTCCATCTGCACCTATCCTCTGGTGGCTCACCATCAGGACCAGGAAGGCTACAGCGGGGCCAGAAAATATATCATCTATCTGACCACAACGGCCAAAGCATTCCTGCTTCCGGCCATGATTCTCATCTATGTACTTACAGGCACGCTGGATTTCACCACGGATATTCGTTACGGCATTTTCAGTCCGGATCTGGACAGATGGCTGGTTATCATGCTCTATGTCTTCTGCCTGTTCGGCTTTGCCAAAAACGGAATCATGCCCTTCCATCACTGGCTGCCGGGAGCCATGGTTGCCCCGACGCCGGTCTCCGCCCTGCTGCATGCGGTAGCGGTCGTCAAGGTAGGTGTCTTCTGCACTACCAGAGTGATGCTCTACATTTTCGGCCTGGATACCATGACTCTGCTCAATCTGGGGATCCCCACCGCCTATTTCGTCGGCTTCACCGTTCTGGCGGCCTCGATTATCGCTCTTTCCAAAGACAATCTCAAATCCCGACTGGCCTATTCGACGGTCAGCCAGCTCTCCTATATTATAATGGGTGTAGCGCTGCTCACGGAAGCCGGTATCCAGGGAGGACTTATACATATCGTCAACCACGCTTTTGCTAAAATCACACTCTTCTTCTGTGCTGGCGCCATCTACGTCGCTGCTCATAAAAAATACATCTCGGAGATGGAGGGGCTGGGTCGAACCATGCCCTTTACCTTCGGGGCTTTTGCAATTGCTTCGCTCTCTATGATAGGAGTACCTCCGGTGGCCGGCTTTGTGACCAAATGGACCCTGCTGGTAGGCTCCATCCAGGCACACCAGCTGGGTATCCTTCTTATCCTGTTGGCGAGCACCATACTCAATGCGGCATATTTTGCACCGGTTACATATAAGGCCTTTTTTGGCAAACGCCCGAAAAACGAAGCGTTCCAGGGTATCAAAGAGGCACCATTGTCCATGCTTATCCCTATACTGATAGCATGTACCATCTCGGTCCTGCTTGGTATCTTCCCAAACATTATGATGGAATTTGTTAAGGTGGTGACAGGATGA
- a CDS encoding complex I subunit 1/NuoH family protein, whose translation MELTLLNVVIAVVIAIGFAALNAAYLVWAERRGAGRIQRRPGPNINGPLGLLQPPLDGIKLMAKQLIIPGGADKALFIAAPVLAMAPAIISFVTIPFSETIIAHNLNIGVLAIFAFASMGGISLLFAGWSSRNKYAVMSAVRAVSQAIAYEIPMLVTVITVVMIAGTMNLYDIVQGQMGGIWNWNLFPFKAGLFNPLMLMSFLIFFICTLAETNRAPFDLGEAESELVAGFHTEYGSMGFGLFFMGEYANIVIGASLTTILFLGGWSCPFGLFPGVWWFLIKIYLIIATIIWIRWTFPRTTIYGLLNLSWKILIPFSLFNLLLTAGLLKVL comes from the coding sequence ATGGAACTAACCTTACTCAATGTTGTCATAGCCGTGGTCATCGCCATTGGCTTTGCGGCCCTGAACGCCGCCTATCTGGTCTGGGCGGAACGCCGGGGAGCTGGACGCATCCAGCGCCGGCCCGGACCAAATATCAACGGTCCCCTAGGTCTTCTGCAACCTCCCCTTGACGGCATTAAATTGATGGCCAAACAGCTCATCATACCCGGCGGCGCCGACAAAGCGCTTTTTATAGCCGCTCCCGTGCTGGCCATGGCCCCGGCCATCATCAGCTTTGTCACTATTCCCTTCAGTGAGACCATCATTGCCCATAACCTCAACATCGGTGTTCTGGCCATCTTTGCCTTTGCCTCAATGGGCGGCATTTCCCTGCTATTTGCCGGATGGAGCTCCCGTAATAAGTATGCGGTGATGTCAGCTGTGCGTGCCGTATCGCAGGCCATCGCCTATGAAATTCCCATGCTTGTCACCGTCATTACCGTGGTGATGATCGCCGGAACCATGAACCTTTACGATATCGTTCAGGGCCAGATGGGCGGCATCTGGAACTGGAATCTATTTCCTTTTAAAGCGGGTCTGTTCAATCCGCTCATGCTGATGTCCTTTTTGATTTTCTTCATCTGTACACTCGCGGAGACCAACAGGGCTCCCTTTGATCTCGGCGAAGCGGAAAGCGAACTGGTTGCCGGCTTTCATACTGAATACGGCAGCATGGGGTTCGGCCTTTTCTTCATGGGAGAATATGCCAATATCGTCATCGGGGCGTCCCTGACCACTATCCTCTTTCTCGGCGGCTGGTCCTGTCCTTTCGGGCTCTTCCCCGGAGTTTGGTGGTTCCTGATCAAGATATATCTGATTATCGCCACGATTATCTGGATTCGGTGGACCTTTCCGAGAACGACCATCTATGGATTGCTTAATCTTTCCTGGAAGATTCTCATCCCCTTTTCCCTGTTCAACCTGCTCCTGACTGCAGGATTACTGAAGGTTTTATAG
- a CDS encoding NADH-quinone oxidoreductase subunit J family protein translates to MNLSLPNADQLVGLVFLIVIAVTITGGLIACNADRLVRAVAGLIICFLGVAGLYFFLNSPFIAMMQVLIYIGAVSVTIAFAIMFAAPEQSKKHGPPGPLAGPLGLITAGLVFGGLALLAVKTYWPVQTKINDGSVENIGIRLLTDYSMVFELISIVLLIAIIGALVIARRGRSN, encoded by the coding sequence ATGAACCTTTCACTCCCCAATGCCGACCAACTCGTCGGATTAGTCTTTCTGATAGTGATTGCAGTCACGATCACAGGAGGACTGATCGCCTGTAATGCCGACAGGCTGGTTCGTGCCGTCGCCGGTCTGATTATCTGTTTTCTAGGTGTTGCCGGGTTGTACTTCTTTCTTAACTCGCCATTTATCGCGATGATGCAGGTCCTCATTTATATAGGTGCGGTTTCCGTTACCATCGCTTTCGCCATAATGTTTGCCGCACCTGAACAGAGCAAAAAACATGGTCCGCCTGGTCCTCTGGCAGGTCCGTTGGGATTGATCACTGCCGGTCTCGTTTTTGGCGGGCTTGCACTTCTTGCCGTTAAAACTTACTGGCCCGTCCAGACAAAAATAAACGACGGCTCGGTTGAAAACATCGGTATACGGCTGTTGACCGACTACTCCATGGTCTTTGAACTCATCTCCATTGTGCTTCTGATAGCCATCATCGGGGCACTTGTCATTGCACGCCGCGGGAGGAGCAACTAA
- the nuoK gene encoding NADH-quinone oxidoreductase subunit NuoK, giving the protein MEILSLYNELNTYLLIAALLFGIGVYGLVTRRTLIGMLIASELILAGASINFMAFNRFTAPDPIVGQIFTLFIMAIAAAEAAIGLSIVVAIYRNYKSIDAEDLVELKG; this is encoded by the coding sequence ATGGAAATTCTTTCACTCTACAACGAACTGAACACATACCTTCTTATCGCCGCCCTGCTCTTCGGCATAGGGGTATATGGACTTGTCACCCGAAGAACATTGATCGGCATGCTTATTGCCTCCGAACTCATTCTTGCCGGCGCTTCAATCAATTTCATGGCATTTAACAGGTTTACAGCACCCGATCCGATTGTCGGCCAGATATTTACTCTGTTCATCATGGCTATTGCCGCTGCAGAAGCGGCTATCGGCCTCAGCATCGTTGTCGCCATTTACCGAAACTACAAATCGATCGACGCAGAAGACCTCGTCGAGCTAAAAGGCTAA
- a CDS encoding NuoI/complex I 23 kDa subunit family protein gives MGTYFSEIFSGLWSLIVGLFVTFKEFFSPPVTVQYPYQTLKMHEGFRGHIELIGDEEGKPNCIVCMMCQRACPSSCISIAGKKVEGQKKKELTKYILDFTTCSLCGSCVESCNFNAIKFSNEYNLASTRKEDFIYDLLKRLEEKNS, from the coding sequence ATGGGAACCTATTTTAGTGAAATATTCAGCGGACTGTGGAGCCTGATCGTCGGTCTTTTTGTGACGTTTAAGGAATTTTTCAGTCCTCCCGTTACCGTGCAGTATCCTTATCAGACACTGAAAATGCACGAAGGGTTCCGCGGCCATATAGAGCTTATTGGCGATGAAGAAGGCAAGCCCAACTGCATAGTCTGCATGATGTGCCAGCGCGCCTGCCCTTCTAGCTGCATTTCTATTGCAGGGAAGAAGGTAGAGGGCCAGAAAAAGAAAGAACTGACTAAATACATCCTCGATTTTACAACATGTTCTCTGTGCGGCTCCTGTGTCGAATCCTGCAATTTTAACGCTATAAAATTCTCGAACGAATACAACCTGGCCAGCACCCGCAAAGAGGATTTTATCTACGATCTACTGAAACGATTGGAGGAGAAAAACTCATGA